AGGCATTTACAAAAGATGGCTGGTTTAAAACGGGTGATGTAGTAGAGTTAACGCCTGATGGATATATTAAATTTGTTGAAAGGAAAAAAGGAATAATATGTACTTCAATTGGCAAAAACGTTGCACCTGCAAAAATTGAGAATCTCTTTTCAACCAGCAGCTGGGTGGAACAGATTTTCCTTGTAGGTGATGAAAAGCCATTTATTACAGCACTCATTGTGCCTAACTTTGCAAACTTTATGGCGTTATTCAAACGTGAATGTATTGCATATGATGAATCAAAATTGGTATATGAGAATATTGGCGGGATGCAGATATGTACAAAAGTTGGCGATGATTTCATTAATAATAAACGTTTGCAGGAACTGATAGACAATGATGTAAAAGAAGCAAACAAAAGACTGGAAAAATTTGAAGAAGTCAAACGCTACACCATACTGAACCAGCGGTTTACCGAATCAAATGGTATGATTACTCCAACGCAGAAAGCAAAGAAACGAGTGATTATCCAGGTCTATAAAGATGTTATAGAGAAGATGTACGAATAAAGTAAAAAAATAATTAATGCTCTTGCCGTTTTTGTATGGTAAGAACATAGTTCATTCATCAAATAAAAAAAGGCAGGTTTTGCAACCTGCCTTTTTTAGTGCTTAATACAAATATTAGATGTAATCACACCCTTCTAAAAGAATCTTTTCAGCTTCTTCCTTATAGGCATCCATTACATACGGTATACCAGAGATTTTTGCTGCTTCTTCAGTGAGGGCCATAAGGTCGCTTCGTGAAATAGTATCAATTCTGAAATTACGGCTACCAGCCATAAGCTGCTGTAATCCAACTTTTATTTTCTGGCTGAATGTGTAAAGACCTATTGCTCCAAGTGGGAAATTATCTACTTCTTTTCCGTATTTAGCCTTGAGTTCTTCGTAGCATACAAAGATTTCTTCTTTCGTTGCACCATGCTGAGCAACATTCTTTGGCAGGTTATTTTCTTTTAACCATTTTTCAATATTTTTCCCAACCATACCAGGAATCATCAGTGCGCGTCCCATACAAACTGCTTTGAAATATGGGGATCCCATTGCTAAGACTTTGAAGATGTGGTCTTCAGTTGAAAAACCACCAGCCATTGCTAAATCAGGAACCCACATGCCTTTTGCAGCCATTTTCTGAGCCATATCATACGCCATACACTGGAGATAGAATGTAGGAACGCCCCACTCTTCCATCATGCGCCATGGGCTCATACCAGTACCGCCACCAGCACCATCGATTGTTAAAAGGTCAATCTTTGCTTCAGATGCCCAGCGTAATGCAGCTGCTAATTCCTTTTGTGAGTAAGCACCTGTTTTTAATGTCACGCGCTTTGCACCCAATGCTCTCAGCCGTTCAACTTCCTGCAGGAAAGCATCTTTGCTTATGAATCCTAAACGTGAGTGGCGCTCAAATTCTTTAATTGCCCCATCCTTGAATGCTGCTTGAATAGCAGGGATAGTTGGGTCGGGAGTTACTATATAACCACGGTTTTTCAGTTCAATAGCTCTTTCAAGGCTACGTACTTTTATTTCACCGCCTATACATTTTGCTCCCTGTCCCCATTTTAATTCAACGGTTTCTACTCCAAGCTGTGAAAGGATGTATTCAGCAACACCTAAATTGGTATCTTCAACATTCATCTGTACCAGAATATCACCAGCTTCTGCTTTATACTTTTTGAATGTCTCTACACGGCGTATCATTTCAGGGGATTTTGTAACCTTACCATTTTTGTCTCTTTCAAGACCGGGATCAATCCCGCAAACATTTTCGCCACACACTATGGCTATGCCTGAGATTGCAGCCCCAACCGCAAAATGCTCCCAGTTAATGCGAGCAATGTCGGTTGAACCCAATGCACCGGTAAACATTGGCACTTCTAACTTAACCCTGTTTTTTGTGCCAAAATATGTTTCAGTGGATACCATGGGGAAACGTGCTGTTTCAGGGCCAGGATTAAGAAGACCCTTTGCTCCTGCAGCATACCCTTGAATATTGAGGTGAGAATAATCAACAGGATAATCTTTGTCAGCTCCTGCTGTTATTTCCCCAAATGGACCCGGGTACAGAAGCTCGCGTCCTCGCATGGTTGCCTGGAATACTTCGCAATTTCCAGTACAACCGTCCAGACAGCGAGAACAAATACCTGATTGTGGTGCAACATTCCGTGAGCGGTTAGCAGTGCGGGTTGCATCGTTTGAGTTTGGTCGTGATAAATTTCCCATATTCTTGCTCCTTAGAATAGTTTGTAGAATATATTAAAAAATATTATTTGAAAGGCACTGTTTTGGTATGAAAAAAACGTGATATAATGATTACATATTACTTTTGTGCTATTGATTGAAATTCTATGTAAAAGTCAAAATATTTAATATCCATGAAATATAATTTCCTAAAAATTTAACATATTTGTAACATGAAGCAAAGTATTTGGAAAGAATATTTTTAAATAATAATAAAATAAAATTTAATACTGATTTTTCCTTGCAATAATGGGGTATAAATAATATGGGAACTTCTAAATACTATTATTTTGGATGTTCCCTTGTGGGCACAATATATATATATGATAAAACCACTTTCTATTATATGAATAATTACGGAAGAAAGCAGTTTTTAGAGGTGCCAATAAAAATTAAAAAAGCGATAGTACCTTTTTAAAAAAATGAATAAATTGTATTGAAAATTCCAGGATTTTAAGTATTTTAATGAATAGTTAAATATCAATGTATGGAGCAATTATGTATACTATAATTCAGAACACCAAAATATCCACAAATGTGGGAAAGATAGTAATTGAAGCACCTTACATTGCACAGCATCGCAAGGCAGGTCAGTTTGTCATAATAATAGTCGATGAAGTGGGAGAGCGAATACCTCTTACTATTGCGGACGCAGATAAAGAAAAAGGCACCATTACCCTGTATTATCAGATTGTGGGGACTTCTACCCATAAACTATCGCTTAAAAAAGAAGGTGAGGAGCTTTACAATGTTGCCGGACCATTAGGGCATCCCACAGACATCCATAATTACGGGACAGCGGTGTGTGTGGGTGGAGGCATTGGCATTGCTGCGGTGAATCCAATTGCTGTGGCAATGAAAGAGGCGGGTAATTATTGCATAAACATTATTGGTGCACGGAATAAGGAATTATTAATACTGGAACAGGAGCTGAAAGTAAAAAGTGACCAAATAATTGTTACTACCGATGATGGGTCATATGGTATCAAAGGGTTTGTTACTGATGAATTAAAAAAGATTCTTGATTCAAGGAAAGTTGATATTGTGGTGGCAGTGGGTCCTGTACCCATGATGAAAGCGGTAAGTGAGCTTACACGCACCTATAATGTAAAAACGCTGGTTAGCCTGAATTCAATTATGGTGGATGGCACCGGCATGTGTGGTGGGTGCAGGGTAACAGTTGATGGCAAAAAGCAATTTACCTGTGTTGATGGACCCGAGTTTGATGCCCATTTAGTGGATTTTGATGAACTTATGAAGCGGCTTAACACCTATAAGGATCAGGAAAAAGAAAGCTTTGAAAAACACACATGTCAGCTGGAGAAATACCATGGCCGATAAAATTCCAAGACAAAAGATGCCTCAGCAGGATCCAGCCAAACGGATCCATAACTTTAATGAAGTTCCTTTGGGGTATGACGAAAATACAGCAGTGCTTGAAGCAAGCCGTTGCCTGCAGTGTAGGCGTCCTACCTGTGTGGAAGGGTGTCCTGTGAATATTAATATTCCGGGATTCATCAAAGCATTGAAAGAGGGGAATCCACTGGAGGCATTTGCTGTTATAAAGCAGACAAATTCGCTGCCGGCAGTATGTGGTAGGGTTTGTCCGCAGGAAGACCAGTGCGAAAAATTGTGTGTATTAGCCAAAAAAGGAGAGCCCGTTGCTATCGGTAATTTAGAACGATATGTTGCAGACTTTGAGCGTGAAAAAGAGCATTATGCATTTCAAAAGGTAAAAGCAGAAAAAGGGAAAAAAGTTGCAATCATTGGTTCAGGGCCGGCGGGGTTAACGGCTGCAGGAGATTTAGCCCGTATGGGGTACAGTGTTACGGTATTTGAGGCAT
This genomic interval from Spirochaetota bacterium contains the following:
- a CDS encoding FMN-binding glutamate synthase family protein, with translation MGNLSRPNSNDATRTANRSRNVAPQSGICSRCLDGCTGNCEVFQATMRGRELLYPGPFGEITAGADKDYPVDYSHLNIQGYAAGAKGLLNPGPETARFPMVSTETYFGTKNRVKLEVPMFTGALGSTDIARINWEHFAVGAAISGIAIVCGENVCGIDPGLERDKNGKVTKSPEMIRRVETFKKYKAEAGDILVQMNVEDTNLGVAEYILSQLGVETVELKWGQGAKCIGGEIKVRSLERAIELKNRGYIVTPDPTIPAIQAAFKDGAIKEFERHSRLGFISKDAFLQEVERLRALGAKRVTLKTGAYSQKELAAALRWASEAKIDLLTIDGAGGGTGMSPWRMMEEWGVPTFYLQCMAYDMAQKMAAKGMWVPDLAMAGGFSTEDHIFKVLAMGSPYFKAVCMGRALMIPGMVGKNIEKWLKENNLPKNVAQHGATKEEIFVCYEELKAKYGKEVDNFPLGAIGLYTFSQKIKVGLQQLMAGSRNFRIDTISRSDLMALTEEAAKISGIPYVMDAYKEEAEKILLEGCDYI
- a CDS encoding sulfide/dihydroorotate dehydrogenase-like FAD/NAD-binding protein, with product MYTIIQNTKISTNVGKIVIEAPYIAQHRKAGQFVIIIVDEVGERIPLTIADADKEKGTITLYYQIVGTSTHKLSLKKEGEELYNVAGPLGHPTDIHNYGTAVCVGGGIGIAAVNPIAVAMKEAGNYCINIIGARNKELLILEQELKVKSDQIIVTTDDGSYGIKGFVTDELKKILDSRKVDIVVAVGPVPMMKAVSELTRTYNVKTLVSLNSIMVDGTGMCGGCRVTVDGKKQFTCVDGPEFDAHLVDFDELMKRLNTYKDQEKESFEKHTCQLEKYHGR